The genomic segment TCCGTTTCCTTGAACGGGAAAATGGTAGACACGCCTGTTTATCTCAATGCAAAAGACATCTTAGCAACATACCTTGAAATCGAAGCTAAAAATGCAACTATGAATAAATAATTGCTATAGAAAATAGATTTGGCTTGAACGCCTGGCTGCAAGCTCATGTAGCCAGGCGTCCTAAATAATGGGACTCCTTATTTTTAAGAGTTAAGTGATTTAAGATGAGAGGATGGCGAAGTACATGTCACGTATTAAGAATCTTCGTGAGGAAGCCTTAGAATTCCATAAGGTAAAACCCGGCAAGCTAGAAGTCAGAGTTACTGTACCCGCAAATGACGTTGATGATTTAACGTTGGCTTATTCTCCAGGAGTTGCTGAACCCGTCAAAGAAATCGCGGCCCATCCAGAAGATCTCGATGTATATACCAATCATGCTAATGCAGTTTGTATCGTATCCAATGGTACAGCAATCCTAGGTTTAGGTAATCTGGGTGCTGCTGCTTCAATGCCCGTTATGGAGGGAAAAGCGCTACTCTTCAAAACTTTTGGAGATGTTGATGCCTATCCGATTTGTGTTAATACCACTGACGCTGACAAAATCGTTGAATTGGTTGAGCTTATCGCTCCTTCGTTTGGCGGTGTCAATCTTGAAGATATCAAAGCGCCTGAGTGTTTTGAAATTGAAGGCAAATTGAAAGAACATGGCATCTTCAAAGGACCGATTTTTCATGATGACCAACATGGCACCGCTATTGTAACTTTAGCCGGTCTAGTCAATGCACTTAAAGTTGTCGGAAAAAACATTGAAGATATCAAACTTGTTGCAAATGGGGCTGGCTCAGCCGGTATTGCCATTGTTAAGTTGCTCATGAGTATGGGACTAAAGAACGTTATTATGTGTGATACAAAGGGCGCTATCTACAAAGGTCGTCCTGCAGGTATGAATAAATATAAAGATGAAATCGCTGAAGCTACAAATCCTGAAAGATTCAGTGGCGATCTTGCCGGTGCTTTAGTCGGTGCGGATGTTTTTGTCGGAGTATCGGCTGCTAATGTCTTGAACGAAGATATGATTCGTTCGATGGCAAAAGATCCGATTGTTTTCTGTCAAGCTAATCCTGTTCCTGAAATTTGGCCCATAGAGAGAGCCTTTGAAGCGGGAGCTAAAGTGATTTCTACCGGTCGCTCTGATGTTCAAAACCAAATTAACAACATCTTAGCTTTCCCAGGAGTATTCCGTGGCGCGATTGATGTAAGAGCAACTGATATTAATGATGCTATGAAAGTAGCGGCAGCATACGCAATTGCTAACCTTGTTAAAGCTGAAGATCTTCGTACAGATAATATTATCCCAAGCGCATTTGACCCTGAAGTTGCACCTGCAGTTGCTAAAGCAGTTGCTAAAGCAGCGATTGAAAGCGGTATTGCTCGAAACCCGATTGATCCTGAAATTGTTGCTCAGAATCTTAAAAAAAGATTAGCCAATCAGTACAAATAAACCTCACTTTAAAAAAGAAATTACGAGTAATGGTTACTTCCTCAATATAGGGGGTAACCTTTTTTTGATTATTAAAAAATTTTAAAAACTAATTTTACGAAAAAGATTGTAATTTCAAACATTGTAGAATAAAATTAGTTTTGCAAGGTGGTCTGACCACCTGGACATAGTATAAAAAAGAGTAAGAGAGACAAGGAGTTGAGTAGAGTGGGAGATGTTAATCTCTTATATGATCGTTTCAAAAGTAAGATGGAGTCTGTGTCAGGCGAGTGTTATCGTGCGAATACGGTAGCAGAGGCTCAAAAATTGATGGGTAAGCTCCTCCAGGAAAAAGGGATCAAGAGCATAGCTATGGTGGATTCACCTTTAGCGAGGAGCTGTGATTTAGCTCATTTTCTCCCTGAAAGTGGACTTACCCTACATATGGATCATTATCAAGAAGTAACTCCCACAGTAGATGCCGGAATAACAGAAATGAAATGGGCGATTGCTGAACTCGGAACTTTAGTCCAATATGCGGTAGATGTGAATGAACGTCTGTGTTCTGCATTTACTCCTATTCATTTTGCACTTGTGCGGACATCTGCTTTGATTCCAACCTTGCCAGAAGCCTTGAGCGTAATCCACACGGAACCACAGATTCCTGGATTCATAGGGTTTATTACAGGTCCAAGCCGAACTTCCGATATTGAGCGAGTATTAACCATCGGAGTACATGGACCTGGGGAGCTCATCGCTATCTTTGTGGATGATTCGGTCGAGGAGGGAAAATAAAATGGCAGATGCACAATTTAAACAAAGAATTGAAGATGCGCTAGAAAATAAAACACTTCGAGGTGCTTTAGGTCGTTTTGTTGATACGTATTCAGATGCACGGGCAAAAGCTTATGAAGGCTATGATGTTGATGCTCTTCGGGATAAAATTGCTGATGTTAAGTCTTATGCAGCTACACATCTCGATGAGATGATTGATAAGTTCGAAAAAGCAGCGACTGCGCGTGGCGCAAAAGTCTACCGTGCGAAAACGGGGGAAGATGCCAGACAGTATATTCTCGAACTGGCCAAAAAGCAAAATGTCCACAATATTGTTAAATCTAAATCGATGGCTTCAGAGGAAATTCACCTTAATCAAACCTTGATTGATGCAGGACTGGATGTGCAAGAAACTGACCTAGGGGAATGGATTATTCAGATGGCGGGCCAACGTCCATCTCATATGGTTATGCCAGCAATTCACTTGACTAAAGAAGAAGTTGCTGATGAATTCACCAAGAATTTACATTATCATAATGATCCGGAAATTTCAAAATTAGTAAAGACTGCACGTGCTGAAATGCGCAAGAAATTTATGGATGCGGATATGGGAATCTCAGGAGCTAATATTGCAGTGGCTGAAACAGGTACATTGATGATGGTTACCAATGAAGGTAATGCTCGTTTGACCTCTACCTGGCCTAAAACACATGTTTTTCTTGTAGGAATTGAAAAGTTTGTGAACAATTTTGAGGATGCAAGTGCAATTCTTCAGATGCTTCCCCGAAATGGGACATGTCAACAGATTACAAGTTATGTCACGATGATTACCGGTCAAACTCCTGCGTATTACCCTGACGGTACCATAGATGGTAAGGAATTCCACATTGTCCTTATGGATAATGGACGTCGGAAAATGTATGAGGATGAAAAGTTTAAGAAGACGTTCCAATGTATCCGTTGCGCAGCGTGCTTGAATGTCTGCCCTGCATTCCAATTGGTTGGAGGACATGTCTATGGCCATATCTATACGGGAGGAATTGGGATCATTCTGACCAACTTCCTCAATTCAGAAGACGACACAGCTAATCCTCAAAATCTCTGTATTCAGTGTGGAAGATGTGATGAGGTTTGCGCTGGAAAGCTTAATATTTCGGAAATGATCTTAGAAATTCGAAATAGAATTGGAGAGAAGAAGGGCTTGCCCTTCGTACAAAAATTTGCATTGGACGTGGTCTCTAACCGTCGTCTTTTTCATTCTCTCTTGAAGGTAGCTTCTAAAGCGCAATTGCCTTTTTCTAAGGGGCAGCCAATGATTCGTCATCTCCCCATGCTCCTCTCAGGTTTAACTCAAAATGGGAGTTTACCAACAATAGCTGATGTCCCTTTCCGCGATGTCATTAAGACGATGGATCAAGACGTTAAAGAGCAAAAGGGAACGGTTGCTTTCTTTGGAGGATGCCTTGTCGATTTTGCTTATCCTAAGATTGGTGAGGGTGTTGTCAGAGGATTAAATGAAAAAGGATACAAGGTGATTTTCCCTGAGGGACAATCCTGCTGCGGCGCTCCGGCCAGCTATATGGGTGACCGTCAAAATGCCCGTAAATCGGCTGTTATCAATATTGAGGCAATGAATGCAGAAAAAGTAGATTATGTCGTTTCGGCTTGCCCCACCTGCACCCATGCTTTGAAGGATAGCTTCCGAGAATTAGTTGCGGATGATCCTGCAATGTCGAAACGAGCAGAAGTACTTAGCCGGAAGACCTTTGACTTCTCGAAACTTCTATATGACCTAGGAGG from the Desulfitobacterium metallireducens DSM 15288 genome contains:
- a CDS encoding NAD(P)-dependent malic enzyme, which encodes MSRIKNLREEALEFHKVKPGKLEVRVTVPANDVDDLTLAYSPGVAEPVKEIAAHPEDLDVYTNHANAVCIVSNGTAILGLGNLGAAASMPVMEGKALLFKTFGDVDAYPICVNTTDADKIVELVELIAPSFGGVNLEDIKAPECFEIEGKLKEHGIFKGPIFHDDQHGTAIVTLAGLVNALKVVGKNIEDIKLVANGAGSAGIAIVKLLMSMGLKNVIMCDTKGAIYKGRPAGMNKYKDEIAEATNPERFSGDLAGALVGADVFVGVSAANVLNEDMIRSMAKDPIVFCQANPVPEIWPIERAFEAGAKVISTGRSDVQNQINNILAFPGVFRGAIDVRATDINDAMKVAAAYAIANLVKAEDLRTDNIIPSAFDPEVAPAVAKAVAKAAIESGIARNPIDPEIVAQNLKKRLANQYK
- a CDS encoding LutC/YkgG family protein, which gives rise to MGDVNLLYDRFKSKMESVSGECYRANTVAEAQKLMGKLLQEKGIKSIAMVDSPLARSCDLAHFLPESGLTLHMDHYQEVTPTVDAGITEMKWAIAELGTLVQYAVDVNERLCSAFTPIHFALVRTSALIPTLPEALSVIHTEPQIPGFIGFITGPSRTSDIERVLTIGVHGPGELIAIFVDDSVEEGK
- the ldhH gene encoding L-lactate dehydrogenase (quinone) large subunit LdhH codes for the protein MADAQFKQRIEDALENKTLRGALGRFVDTYSDARAKAYEGYDVDALRDKIADVKSYAATHLDEMIDKFEKAATARGAKVYRAKTGEDARQYILELAKKQNVHNIVKSKSMASEEIHLNQTLIDAGLDVQETDLGEWIIQMAGQRPSHMVMPAIHLTKEEVADEFTKNLHYHNDPEISKLVKTARAEMRKKFMDADMGISGANIAVAETGTLMMVTNEGNARLTSTWPKTHVFLVGIEKFVNNFEDASAILQMLPRNGTCQQITSYVTMITGQTPAYYPDGTIDGKEFHIVLMDNGRRKMYEDEKFKKTFQCIRCAACLNVCPAFQLVGGHVYGHIYTGGIGIILTNFLNSEDDTANPQNLCIQCGRCDEVCAGKLNISEMILEIRNRIGEKKGLPFVQKFALDVVSNRRLFHSLLKVASKAQLPFSKGQPMIRHLPMLLSGLTQNGSLPTIADVPFRDVIKTMDQDVKEQKGTVAFFGGCLVDFAYPKIGEGVVRGLNEKGYKVIFPEGQSCCGAPASYMGDRQNARKSAVINIEAMNAEKVDYVVSACPTCTHALKDSFRELVADDPAMSKRAEVLSRKTFDFSKLLYDLGGLAPGGDGENVKVTYHDSCHLKRKMGVYKEQREILTNIKGVNLVEMKDSDRCCGFGGSYSIKFPEMAGPILEKKLNNIKDTGAEVVAVDCPGCLMQIYGGLDKLNSPVKVKHTAEIILEKWSK